Below is a genomic region from Billgrantia tianxiuensis.
CCTCGGCGATGGGGCGGATGGCGCGCAGCGGAATGCTCTCGGCGGCCAGGCGTTGGAGTACGGCGGCGAATCGCGGGGTTGGCACCACCCGCTGCAGCTCCTGGGCCAGTTCGGGCTGCTCCATCTCGATCCAGCCGAGGATCGCCTTGGCCTCCTGCAGGCCGATGAATTGGGGGCCGGTGGCGAAGAACAGGCGTTGCAGGCGTTCGATCACCAGGTCCACGGCGGCGACCGGGGCCATCTCCTCCTCCCGGGCGAGGGGTGGTCGGCGGGAAACCAGACCCAGCGCTCCTCGTCGCGCTCCGGGGTGCCCGGCTGCCCCTGCGCGGCTTGCTCGTCGGTGAGCCGGCCGCGTTCGATGGCCACCCGGTTTGGTGCATAGGTCGCCTTCAGAGCCGGTACCTCATAGACGCAGAAGCGGAATTCATCCTCGGCCAGTGCATCGCTGTAGTCGATGTGGAACGAGGGCAGGGTAACGCCGTACTGGTCGACGATGCGGTTGCGACAGCGCCTCGCCAGGCGAATCAGTTCGACGGTCACCGGGTCGTCGGGGGTGCTGCGACAGGGCGGGAACTGCAACAGGTAGGCCCGCGCCGGATTGAAGCGGCGGATATCCTCGTCTCCATTGAGCTCCGGCGGAATATCGGAGGGGCGCCGGCTGGCCTCCTGGAGTTGCCGGAGCTTGTGCGCCTTGAACAACTGGAACAGGCCACTGGCCAGCGACAGGCTGGCGAGGACCAGGAAAATCGCAGTCGGCATGCCGGGCAGCAGGGCGAAGCCCACCATGCCCAGGGAGGCGATGATCCAGGCCTTGGGCTGGCTGGTGATCTGCTCCGCCATCTCGCGGCCGATGTTGGCGTCCAGGGCCTGATTGTCCGGCGCCACGCGGGTGATGATCATGCCGGCGGTCAGCGAAATGAGCAGCGCGGGAATCTGGGCGATCAGTCCATCGCCGATGGTCAGCACCGAGAACAGGTACATCGACTCCGAGGCGCTCATGTCATGCTGCAGGGTACCCACGGCGAAGCCACCGATCAGGTTGATGGAGACGATCACCAGGCCGGCGATGGCGTCGCCCTTGACGAACTTCATGGCGCCGTCCATGGCGCCGAACAGTTGGCTCTCCTTGCCCAACTGCTCGCGGCGGCGGCGCGCTTCGCGGGCGTCGATCAACTCGGCGCGCAGGTCGCTGTCGATGGACATCTGCTTGCCGGGCATGGCGTCCAGGGTGAAGCGTGCCGCCACCTCGGCCACGCGCTCCGAGCCCTTGGTGATCACCAGGAAGTTCACCACCGTCAGGATCAGGAAAATCACCAGGCCCACGGCCAGGTTGCCGCCGACGACGAAGTTGCCGAAGGCCTCGACGATGTTGCCGGCGTCCTGCTCCAGCAGGATCAGGCGGGTGGTGGAGATGGACAGCGCCAGGCGGAACATGGTGGT
It encodes:
- a CDS encoding FHIPEP family type III secretion protein produces the protein MHQLFLVLNRIAISAMKRSEVVGAVFVIAIVFMMIIPLPTGLVDVLIAINISLSSLLIALAMYLPGPLAFSSFPAVLLLTTMFRLALSISTTRLILLEQDAGNIVEAFGNFVVGGNLAVGLVIFLILTVVNFLVITKGSERVAEVAARFTLDAMPGKQMSIDSDLRAELIDAREARRRREQLGKESQLFGAMDGAMKFVKGDAIAGLVIVSINLIGGFAVGTLQHDMSASESMYLFSVLTIGDGLIAQIPALLISLTAGMIITRVAPDNQALDANIGREMAEQITSQPKAWIIASLGMVGFALLPGMPTAIFLVLASLSLASGLFQLFKAHKLRQLQEASRRPSDIPPELNGDEDIRRFNPARAYLLQFPPCRSTPDDPVTVELIRLARRCRNRIVDQYGVTLPSFHIDYSDALAEDEFRFCVYEVPALKATYAPNRVAIERGRLTDEQAAQGQPGTPERDEERWVWFPADHPSPGRRRWPRSPPWTW